A window of Adhaeribacter arboris genomic DNA:
AAGCTTGATTTAATAAGCAAAACTCCCGCAGCACATCGTTCACGGCCCCGGTGTATAATTGTTCAAACCGGGACAGCAACTCTTTATCGGAAACCGGAAAAACTTTATTAGAAACACTTTGCCGCGATTCTATAAGTTTCTCCAGATTCATCATTCCTACCTCTTTTTTATATTGGTCTACACTCATTTTTTTAATTTTTATTAAAGTTATGTTACTTGATTAAACTTAAACATTCTTCTCTGGCGCCAGTTTTAGCAGAGCGAGACTGGTGACGAACAGACAAGAGCCAGTCTCCCGAGCAATGTCTTTAAGTAAGGGAATAATAGCTTTTGAAAAAATTTAATCAGATGCTATTTGTCATCCCCCTACCCCCTGCGAAGGGGGGCTTTTTTCTTCCGATTGGCTCAGGTTAAAGACATTGGTTGAAAGACTGACCGGTGCCTTTTAAGCATTAGTGATGCTCTGGTTAACCCTAGCGCTTGTAGAGAAGTAAACTTGTTTGCTTCGTGGCAAAATAAAGTCCACCTGAATGACACGAATATTACGTTACCTATAAATTGCACTTTTGAAATACTGCATTAGACCATGAATTACACTCCCGAAGACGCCAAAAAGCCTCCATCAATGGGAATTACTGTGCCGGTTACAAAGCCAGCGGCTTCGTCGTTGATGAGCCAGTTCATGCAGCCAATTAATTCGGTAGCTTCGCCAAAACGGCCCATGGGCGTATGCTGTATAATATTGGCGCCCCGGCTACTGTAGCCTTCGGGGGTTAATAAGAGTTTTTTGCTGCGCTCGTTTAAGAAAAAGCCTGGAGCAATGGCATTCACCCGGATGTTGGCCGGAGCCAAGTAAGCCGCTAGCCATTGGGTAAAATTGGCAATACCGGCTTTGGCAATACCGTAAGCGGCCACCCGGGAAAGCGGCCGGTAACTGTTCATAGAAGCAATATTAATAATACAGCCTTGTTTGGTACGCGCCATGTCTTTACCGAAAACAAAACTTGAAATAACGGTGCCCATGGTATTTACCTCTATCACGCTTTTAAATTTTTCCATATCCAGGTTAAAAAAGCCCCGGAAATCGGCGCTTCCATCATCCAGTTCCTGTTCCTCAAATTCATTAATCGTGGTTATAGCATCCGGTTGGTTACCACCGGCTCCATTAATTAGTATGCTACAGATG
This region includes:
- a CDS encoding SDR family oxidoreductase, whose protein sequence is MVNINLQNRVAVVTGAGGTLCSEMARALAQQEIKVALIGRDMNKLVQVEEQIKAEGGTAISVSADVSDQQKVEEAQVLIKKELGICSILINGAGGNQPDAITTINEFEEQELDDGSADFRGFFNLDMEKFKSVIEVNTMGTVISSFVFGKDMARTKQGCIINIASMNSYRPLSRVAAYGIAKAGIANFTQWLAAYLAPANIRVNAIAPGFFLNERSKKLLLTPEGYSSRGANIIQHTPMGRFGEATELIGCMNWLINDEAAGFVTGTVIPIDGGFLASSGV